In Propionimicrobium sp. PCR01-08-3, one DNA window encodes the following:
- a CDS encoding maleylpyruvate isomerase family mycothiol-dependent enzyme, producing the protein MAWDLVRQAALSSFVSVDEVRKVKLEATQRLLGDTISLSERAWQEPGKLPGWTRAHIATHLARNADAFVRSIDSVLGGRRGLMYDSDEDRDLAIERGSERGALELQIDLDTSAGNLSERFDVLETIPGDLSVEFSSGSFLRADLLPLARLYEVIIHHVDLDCGFEVSQVNPVTARWLLEWIVLSYKVPRGMAVRLLSSSGFTAVLGAGNAETVISGPDAVLLGWLSGRLNADEALDLPAQPPLA; encoded by the coding sequence ATGGCGTGGGACCTGGTCCGTCAGGCTGCATTGAGTTCCTTTGTCTCGGTTGACGAAGTGCGCAAGGTGAAGCTGGAGGCAACCCAACGGCTGCTGGGCGACACCATCTCGCTGAGTGAGCGTGCCTGGCAGGAGCCGGGCAAACTCCCCGGTTGGACGCGCGCGCACATCGCCACCCACCTGGCCCGTAACGCCGACGCCTTCGTCCGTTCCATTGATTCGGTCCTCGGCGGTCGCCGGGGCTTGATGTACGACTCCGACGAAGACCGCGATCTGGCCATCGAACGTGGGTCCGAACGCGGCGCGCTCGAACTGCAGATCGATCTCGACACCAGCGCCGGAAATCTCAGCGAGCGATTCGACGTCTTGGAGACCATTCCCGGCGATCTGTCGGTCGAGTTCAGCTCGGGCAGTTTCCTGCGGGCAGATCTGCTTCCGCTGGCCAGGCTGTACGAAGTGATCATCCACCATGTCGATCTGGACTGTGGCTTCGAGGTCAGCCAGGTCAACCCGGTGACCGCCAGGTGGCTGTTGGAGTGGATCGTGTTGTCCTACAAGGTTCCCCGGGGCATGGCGGTGCGGCTGCTCTCCAGCTCGGGGTTCACTGCCGTTCTCGGGGCCGGGAACGCCGAGACCGTCATCAGCGGGCCGGACGCCGTCCTGCTCGGCTGGCTGTCGGGGCGGCTGAATGCGGACGAAGCACTGGATCTGCCTGCTCAGCCACCGCTCGCCTGA
- a CDS encoding MBL fold metallo-hydrolase, which translates to MPGLFHTSVELSPVSFTVGSVTCTKISVGPMDNNAYLLDAGGPLVLIDAADDAQRLLTLIAGRPVAAVVTTHQHHDHVQALAEVVHATGAQAWAGAPDVAAIADQTGIESTPVWSGEQIETAAIKLEVIGLVGHTPGSITLVLHPDAEGVPVHLFTGDSLFPGGVGATRSPSQFTSLLDDVTREIFDRFDNQTIVHPGHGDSATLGDQRGQLSEWRARGW; encoded by the coding sequence ATGCCCGGTTTGTTTCATACCTCCGTCGAGCTATCCCCGGTGAGCTTCACCGTCGGTTCTGTCACCTGCACCAAGATCAGCGTCGGCCCGATGGACAACAACGCCTACCTTTTGGACGCGGGCGGCCCGCTCGTCCTGATCGACGCCGCCGACGACGCGCAACGACTGCTGACCTTGATCGCCGGCAGACCGGTCGCCGCAGTCGTCACCACTCATCAGCATCACGACCATGTTCAGGCCCTTGCCGAAGTCGTGCACGCCACCGGGGCCCAGGCCTGGGCCGGCGCCCCGGATGTGGCCGCCATCGCCGACCAGACCGGTATCGAATCGACGCCGGTCTGGTCAGGAGAGCAGATCGAGACCGCGGCCATCAAGCTTGAGGTCATCGGCCTGGTCGGCCACACGCCGGGATCGATCACCTTGGTGCTGCATCCCGACGCCGAAGGTGTTCCGGTGCATCTTTTCACCGGCGACTCACTGTTTCCCGGTGGCGTGGGGGCAACCAGATCACCGAGTCAGTTCACTTCTCTGCTCGACGATGTGACCCGCGAGATCTTCGACCGATTCGACAACCAGACCATCGTCCACCCGGGCCATGGAGACTCGGCCACGCTGGGTGACCAGCGTGGCCAGCTCTCCGAATGGCGGGCCCGCGGCTGGTGA
- a CDS encoding TerC family protein, with protein MHVTPVVWVVTLTVLTLVLVFDVRHMMKHPHEPSMKECGLAITGFVSAAILFGIGIGLFARPLPESKHSSWDYAIEFFSGYLTEYSLSIDNLFVFIIILGSMSVPRKYQQFALMCGIILALIFRGIFILVGAAIIEAAAWVFFIFGAFLLYTGIKLVIDYRKHDDEEKDESDNAVMRWIKRVVPSTPEYHDTHFSVKIDGKRLFTPLFFVIVTLGTVDIMFALDSIPAIFGLTQEPYLVFTANFFALMGLRQLYFLLGNLLKRLIYLSLGLAFILCFIAVKLVLHALHHYHVVAFEVPTMLSLAVIVVTIGITAAASLIKTKHDGKDEGAVAA; from the coding sequence ATGCACGTAACCCCGGTGGTGTGGGTTGTCACATTGACAGTCCTGACACTGGTGTTGGTCTTTGACGTCCGGCACATGATGAAACACCCGCACGAACCTTCGATGAAGGAATGCGGGCTTGCGATTACAGGTTTCGTCTCGGCCGCCATATTGTTCGGTATCGGCATCGGGCTCTTTGCCCGCCCGCTTCCCGAATCCAAGCACTCCAGCTGGGACTACGCGATCGAATTCTTCTCGGGCTATCTGACCGAGTATTCGCTGTCGATCGACAATTTGTTCGTTTTCATCATCATTCTGGGCAGCATGAGTGTGCCCCGCAAATACCAGCAGTTCGCGCTGATGTGCGGCATTATCTTGGCCCTCATCTTCCGCGGAATCTTCATCCTGGTGGGCGCCGCCATCATCGAGGCGGCGGCCTGGGTCTTCTTCATCTTCGGCGCCTTCCTGCTGTACACCGGCATCAAGCTGGTGATCGACTACCGAAAACATGATGACGAGGAGAAAGACGAGTCCGACAATGCGGTGATGCGCTGGATCAAGCGCGTCGTGCCCTCCACGCCGGAATACCACGACACGCACTTCTCGGTGAAGATCGACGGCAAGCGGTTGTTCACTCCGCTGTTCTTCGTGATCGTGACGTTGGGCACCGTCGACATCATGTTCGCGCTCGACTCGATTCCGGCCATCTTCGGCCTGACTCAGGAACCCTATCTGGTGTTCACCGCGAACTTCTTCGCTCTGATGGGGCTTCGCCAGCTGTACTTCCTACTGGGCAATCTGCTGAAGCGCCTGATTTATCTTTCGCTGGGGCTGGCGTTCATTCTGTGCTTCATCGCGGTCAAGCTGGTGCTGCACGCGCTGCATCACTACCATGTGGTCGCGTTCGAGGTGCCGACCATGCTTTCGCTGGCCGTCATCGTGGTGACGATCGGCATCACCGCAGCGGCGTCCCTGATCAAGACGAAGCACGACGGCAAGGACGAAGGGGCAGTCGCGGCCTGA
- the uvrB gene encoding excinuclease ABC subunit UvrB: MRPVEQITRRLAPFKVHSDFEPAGDQPAAIDELDRRIKAGENDVILLGATGTGKTATVAWLAERLQRPMLVMQPNKTLAAQYAAELRQFFPENAVEYFVSYYDYYQPEAYVPQTDTYIEKDSSLNEEVERLRYSTTNSLLTRRDVIVVATVSAIYGLGTPQEYVDSMLSLHVGETRDRSELVHKLVDMQYVRNDLAGTRGTFRVRGDTLEIFPMYETNAVRVEFFGDEIDALSTMHPTTGEILSNDDEMYVFPASHYVAGPERMERAISGIEAELAVRLKELESQNKLLEAQRLQMRTGYDIEMMRQIGTCSGIENYSRHIDGRAPGSAPNCLLDYFPEDFVLVIDESHVTVPQIGGMYEGDMSRKRTLVEHGFRLPSAMDNRPLRFEEFTQRIGQTIYSSATPGPYEQARAEGVVEQIIRPTGLVDPEVIVKPTKGQIDDLLGEIRVRAERDERVLVTTLTKKMAEDLTDYLTERGVRTRYLHSEVDTLRRVELLRELRMGEYDVLVGINLLREGLDLPEVSLVAILDADKEGFLRSERSLIQTIGRAARNVSGQVHMYADQITASMRNAIDETNRRRAKQVAYNTEHGIDPQPLRKRIADITDLMAREDADTASWVQANGRKNGSNAPVLSDQLRELDTSNLPAAELANLIQEMTEQMHQAAAELQFELAARLRDEVADLKKELRQMVEATR; this comes from the coding sequence ATGCGTCCGGTAGAACAAATCACTCGTCGGCTGGCACCGTTCAAGGTGCATTCCGATTTCGAGCCGGCAGGTGACCAGCCCGCCGCCATCGACGAACTCGACCGTCGGATCAAGGCCGGCGAGAACGACGTGATTCTGCTCGGAGCCACCGGCACCGGCAAGACGGCGACCGTTGCCTGGCTGGCCGAACGGCTGCAGCGTCCGATGCTGGTGATGCAGCCCAACAAGACGCTGGCCGCCCAGTATGCGGCCGAGCTCAGGCAGTTCTTTCCGGAGAACGCGGTCGAATACTTCGTCAGCTACTACGACTATTACCAGCCCGAGGCCTACGTGCCGCAGACCGACACTTACATCGAGAAGGACTCCAGTCTCAACGAGGAGGTCGAAAGGCTGCGGTATTCGACGACGAACTCGCTGCTGACCAGGCGCGACGTGATCGTCGTTGCCACCGTATCGGCGATCTACGGGTTGGGCACCCCACAGGAGTACGTCGATTCGATGCTCAGCCTGCACGTCGGCGAGACCCGCGACCGCAGTGAGCTGGTGCACAAACTCGTCGATATGCAGTATGTGCGCAACGATCTGGCAGGCACCCGCGGCACCTTCCGGGTGCGCGGCGACACACTCGAGATCTTTCCGATGTATGAGACCAACGCCGTCCGGGTGGAGTTCTTCGGCGATGAGATCGACGCTTTGTCGACCATGCACCCGACCACCGGTGAGATTCTCAGCAATGACGACGAGATGTATGTCTTCCCCGCGTCGCACTACGTGGCCGGCCCCGAGCGTATGGAGCGGGCGATCTCCGGTATTGAGGCAGAGCTCGCCGTGCGGCTCAAAGAGCTCGAATCGCAGAACAAGCTGCTGGAGGCTCAGCGCCTGCAGATGCGCACCGGCTACGACATCGAGATGATGCGCCAGATCGGCACCTGCTCGGGCATCGAGAACTATTCGCGCCATATCGATGGACGCGCGCCCGGCAGCGCACCGAACTGTCTGCTCGACTACTTCCCGGAGGATTTCGTTCTGGTCATCGACGAGTCGCATGTCACCGTGCCGCAGATCGGCGGTATGTACGAAGGCGACATGAGCCGCAAACGCACCCTGGTGGAGCACGGTTTCCGGCTGCCGAGCGCGATGGACAATCGTCCGCTGCGGTTCGAGGAGTTCACGCAGCGGATCGGGCAGACGATCTATTCATCCGCGACCCCGGGGCCTTACGAACAGGCCAGGGCCGAGGGAGTGGTGGAGCAGATCATTCGTCCGACCGGGCTGGTCGACCCGGAGGTCATCGTGAAGCCGACCAAGGGGCAGATCGATGATCTGCTCGGCGAGATCCGGGTGAGGGCCGAGCGTGACGAGCGCGTCCTGGTGACGACGCTGACCAAGAAGATGGCCGAGGACCTGACCGATTATCTGACCGAGCGCGGCGTCCGTACCCGATATCTGCACTCGGAGGTCGACACCCTGCGGCGCGTCGAACTGCTGCGTGAGCTACGGATGGGGGAGTACGACGTCTTGGTGGGCATCAACCTGCTGCGCGAGGGTCTCGACCTTCCGGAGGTCTCCCTGGTGGCCATTCTGGACGCCGACAAGGAAGGTTTCCTGCGTTCCGAACGCTCGCTGATCCAGACCATCGGACGAGCGGCCCGTAACGTTTCCGGTCAGGTGCATATGTACGCCGACCAGATCACCGCATCGATGCGCAACGCGATCGACGAGACCAACCGCCGCCGGGCCAAGCAGGTCGCCTATAACACCGAGCACGGCATCGACCCACAGCCGCTGCGCAAGCGGATCGCCGACATCACCGATCTGATGGCCCGTGAGGACGCCGACACCGCCTCCTGGGTGCAGGCAAACGGACGCAAGAACGGCTCGAATGCGCCGGTGCTGAGCGACCAGTTGCGGGAGCTCGACACCTCCAACCTGCCGGCTGCAGAGCTGGCGAACCTTATTCAGGAGATGACCGAGCAGATGCATCAGGCCGCCGCAGAGCTGCAGTTCGAATTGGCTGCCCGGTTGCGCGATGAAGTGGCCGATCTGAAGAAGGAACTACGCCAGATGGTGGAGGCAACCCGCTAG
- the coaE gene encoding dephospho-CoA kinase, translating into MSVLSVGLTGGIASGKTTVGKLLAERGALIIDSDLLAREVVESGTPGLAAIVERFGASVLASDGTLNRQALGALVFADERARADLNGIVHPAVRQRRAELIAAAVDGSIVVSVIPLLVETGMQDDFDKVIVVDLPVETQLERLQLRNGLDETDARSRIAAQATRQQRLSAADWVIENSGSYDHLRQQVDMVWDQLVAELDEPR; encoded by the coding sequence CGGCAAGCTCCTCGCCGAGCGCGGCGCGCTGATCATCGACTCCGATCTGCTGGCCCGCGAGGTTGTCGAGTCCGGGACGCCGGGGCTGGCCGCCATCGTCGAACGCTTCGGCGCGTCCGTGCTGGCATCTGACGGAACGTTGAACCGGCAGGCTCTGGGGGCGCTGGTGTTCGCCGACGAGCGGGCCCGCGCCGATCTCAACGGCATCGTCCACCCGGCGGTTCGGCAGCGCCGCGCCGAGCTGATCGCGGCGGCCGTCGATGGCTCGATCGTGGTCTCGGTGATCCCGCTGCTGGTGGAGACCGGAATGCAGGACGATTTCGACAAGGTGATCGTGGTCGACCTGCCGGTCGAGACCCAGCTGGAACGCCTACAGCTGCGCAATGGCCTGGATGAGACCGACGCCCGGTCGCGGATCGCCGCCCAGGCAACCCGGCAGCAACGGCTGAGTGCCGCTGACTGGGTCATCGAGAACTCCGGCTCCTATGATCACCTCCGGCAGCAGGTCGACATGGTGTGGGACCAGCTCGTCGCCGAATTGGACGAGCCCCGCTGA